From a region of the Impatiens glandulifera chromosome 4, dImpGla2.1, whole genome shotgun sequence genome:
- the LOC124933980 gene encoding activator of 90 kDa heat shock protein ATPase homolog, producing the protein MAKYGEGDKRWIVEDRADGTNVHNWHWAETNCLDWSKNLLTKLLSDQTLLDGEGNLRIKTKKIDKLNGEAYVNIRKGKIIPGYEISVTLSWEGEAKDAEGKTLLITNGTVEIPYIADENADEDPEIRVTIKDEGPIGKRLKEAFLLKGKPFVLEQVRVYVDAMAKGGPAKDDLEVKSKKKVTGMETATKSAVVAAPTKKVKKLKEGFKTITMSEKFSCRSKDLFEILMDENRWKGFSQSNAKISKEIGGSFSIFDGSVTGTNVELEEGKLIVQKWRFGSWADGILSTVRLTLEETEPGITVVNLIHTDVPEEDRYGNATVVENTERGWKDLIFHKIRAVFGFGI; encoded by the exons ATGGCCAAATACGGGGAAGGTGACAAGAGATGGATTGTGGAAGATAGAGCAGACGGCACCAATGTTCATAACTGGCATTGGGCAGAGACCAATTGTCTTGACTGGTCCAAAAATCTTCTAACCAAGCTCCTCTCCGATCAAACTTTGCTCGACGGCGAAGGTAATCTTCGTATCAAAACCAAAAAGATCGATAAACTCAACGGTGAGGCGTACGTTAACATTCGTAAAGGGAAAATCATCCCTGGTTACGAGATTAGCGTAACTCTATCATGGGAAGGTGAAGCGAAGGATGCTGAGGGTAAAACTCTTCTAATTACAAACGGAACTGTTGAGATCCCGTATATCGCCGACGAGAATGCCGATGAAGATCCTGAAATCAGGGTTACAATTAAGGATGAGGGTCCGATTGGGAAGAGATTGAAGGAGGCGTTTTTGCTAAAAGGGAAACCATTCGTGCTTGAACAAGTTCGGGTTTATGTTGACGCCATGGCTAAGGGTGGACCTGCAAAGGATGATTTGGAGGTGAAGAGTAAGAAGAAGGTAACAGGGATGGAAACAGCTACTAAGTCGGCTGTTGTGGCGGCTCCAACAAAGAAGGTAAAGAAGCTAAAGGAAGGTTTCAAGACGATTACAATGAGTGAGAAGTTTAGTTGCAGATCGAAAGATCTATTTGAGATATTGATGGATGAAAATAGATGGAAAGGGTTTTCTCAAAGTAATGCTAAGATCAGTAAGGAGATTGGTGGGAGTTTTAGTATATTTGATGGGTCAGTGACAGGGACTAATGTTGAGTTGGAAGAAGGGAAATTGATTGTTCAGAAATGGAGATTTGGAAGTTGGGCTGATGGAATACTATCAACt GTGCGTTTGACATTGGAGGAGACAGAACCAGGGATAACAGTAGTGAATTTGATTCATACAGATGTTCCTGAAGAAGACAG ATATGGGAATGCAACAGTGGTGGAGAACACAGAAAGAGGATGGAAGGATCTGATTTTTCATAAGATTCGAGCTGTTTTTGGATTTGGAATATAA
- the LOC124935966 gene encoding uncharacterized protein LOC124935966, protein MGRAKGKGKKQMVIEIGSDEEKKVPVVVQRRRGRPLKSLKEEVEVVVESVGEEEDVESVNDLKNQTGKKRKRSSIVKENSPNSNGDDNGVVVAIDEPVRPVGFRQNGSRRKSKPRRAAEVGVECN, encoded by the coding sequence ATGGGAAGAGCCAAGGGAAAGGGGAAGAAGCAGATGGTTATTGAAATTGGAAGTGATGAAGAGAAGAAGGTTCCTGTGGTAGTTCAGAGGAGAAGAGGACGGCCATTGAAATCGTTGAAGGAAGAAGTTGAGGTAGTAGTTGAAAGTGTgggtgaagaagaagatgtggaaagcgttaatgatttgaaaaatcagacaggaaagaagaggaagaggtcTTCGATAGTTAAGGAAAACAGCCCGAATTCAAATGGGGATGATAATGGTGTTGTTGTGGCAATTGATGAACCAGTTAGACCAGTTGGGTTTAGACAAAATGGGAGCAGGAGAAAAAGTAAGCCTCGTCGGGCAGCTGAAGTTGGTGTTGAGTGCAACTGA
- the LOC124933955 gene encoding CDK5RAP3-like protein, whose translation MKNQDDIRNLPIDIAFARLGEWLVDRKRIPADWRKRLAAVRAKISTAFSSLPKNIDPYFQTLDSEGIGYLEAKQIYEILVKSTPESRTIFGRLSGDAGVWESIVKAFENDHIYLGEAAQIMVQNVNYEIPYQKKQIQKAQQQLVELERKEADIKRNAAHSATKYIEACQELGLQGVNVKVELLESAQRSLPSIFNKILEVLNCDSVSNAIEFYANFVREAHTEKDKTSQLVLSNLRQILENPPSVTVSVGCEVLDSINDQSRDNALNDAVEDFNIAADGIDWDITLDSSQIDWDIGTIEETEDSGNGLGPYEIVDANEVLDNSSPNDDDDGGHIPKVSSSELSWDVSVENPQVHVLEEDATLIQSVPETQSTQLNTIADDQVAMEGRSQLLETEYRNKILDDLFEIKAFLNQRILELRCEETLSLQNHVQSVAPFVLQQYSADAIEKMLLDLSSVISLLTNRKTRDMIMLLNSKRFLDRLVSTLEEKKHHEAKLKDGLKELFVKRMELQNSLSSLWPKQETALTKTRVLKKLCESTLSSMFDGRPVNIIGEINTLLSSSSLTS comes from the exons ATGAAGAATCAAGACGACATTCGTAATCTTCCGATTGATATCGCGTTTGCTCGTCTTGGAG AATGGTTGGTTGATCGGAAGAGAATACCGGCCGATTGGCGGAAACGACTGGCAGCTGTCAGAGCTAAGATATCAACTGCTTTCTCTTCACTGCCGAAGAATATCGATCCCTATTTCCAAACCCTAGATTCTGAAG GCATTGGTTATTTGGAAGCTaaacaaatatatgaaattcTTGTGAAATCAACTCCAGAAAGCCGCACTATTTTTGGACGGCTTTCAGGTGATGCT GGGGTTTGGGAGTCAATTGTGAAAGCTTTCGAGAATGATCATATATACTTAGGTGAGGCTGCCCAGATTATGGTTCAAAATGTCAATTATGAAAT CCCTTATCAGAAAAAGCAAATCCAAAAAGCTCAACAACAACTTGTAGAACTAGAACGTAAAGAAGCAGATATAAAAAGAAATGCTGCTCACTCGGCTACCAAATATATAGAGGCTTGTCAAGAGTTAGGTTTGCAG GGTGTAAATGTGAAGGTTGAATTGTTAGAATCTGCACAGAGATCACTTCCAAGCATATTTAACAAAATTCTGGAAGTTTTGAACTGTGATTCTGTCTCAAATGCCATTGAATTCTATGCAAATTTTGTTAGAGAGGCTCACACTGAAAAGGAT AAAACTTCTCAGCTTGTTTTGTCAAATCTGAGGCAAATTCTTGAAAATCCCCCTTCTGTTACTGTCTCTGTGGGTTGTGAAGTTCTTGATTCTATAAATGATCAATCAAGagataatgcattgaatgatgcAGTTGAAGACTTTAACATAGCTGCTGATGGCATTGACTGGGATATTACACTTGATAGCTCCCAGATTGACTGGGATATTGGTACCATTGAAGAAACAGAAGACTCTGGCAACGGATTGGGTCCTTATGAGATTGTTGATGCAAATGAGGTTTTAGATAACTCTTCACccaatgatgatgatgatggtggcCATATCCCAAAGGTCTCCAGTTCAGAGCTATCTTGGGATGTCAGTGTCGAGAATCCTCAAGTTCATGTACTGGAAGAAGATGCTACCTTGATTCAGTCAGTGCCAGAAACTCAATCTACCCAACTGAACACCATAGCTGATGATCAGGTTGCCATGGAGGGAAGAAGCCAGCTGTTGGAGACTGAATACAGGAATAAGATTCTTGATGATCTTTTTGAG ATTAAGGCATTTCTGAATCAAAGAATATTGGAGTTGAGGTGTGAAGAAACGTTAAGCTTGCAAAATCATGTCCAATCAGTTGCACCTTTCGTATTGCAGCAATACTCTGCTGATGCAATTGAGAAAATGTTATTGGATCTTTCGTCAGTCATCTCTTTGCTTACAAATAGGAAAACCAGAGATATGATCATGCTTCTTAACTCAAAAAG GTTCCTAGACAGACTTGTGAGTACCCTCGAGGAAAAGAAACATCATGAAGCAAAATTAAAGGATGGTTTGAAAGAACTGTTTGTTAAACGAATGGAACTGCAGAATTCGTTATCTTCATTGTGGCCAAAGCAG GAAACAGCTTTGACAAAAACCAGGGTGTTGAAGAAGCTTTGTGAGAGTACTCTATCATCCATGTTTGATGGAAGGCCAGTCAATATTATAGGGGAGATCAACACACTCTTGAGTAGTAGTAGTCTCACCTCATAA